One segment of Arthrobacter sp. MMS18-M83 DNA contains the following:
- the hrcA gene encoding heat-inducible transcriptional repressor HrcA produces the protein MSEPRKLEVLRAIVEDYVHSREPVGSKALVERHHLGVSSATIRNDMALLEEEGLIAAPHTSAGRIPTDKGYRLFVDRISQVKPLSAAERRAIHSLLEGPDDVEDILERTVRLLSQLTNQVAVVQYPHLSRARVRHIEFVLLAPRQVLVVLIADTGKVEQGVVHAGADATDEDVMALRARFLGSIAGSQLDLMPQVLPSVVALCPPALRGLAGVLAHGLERLADRSRDERMVMAGTANLARSNVDFPLSIGPVLEALEEQVVMLRLLSDMAEDPRGVTVSIGRENPYDGLSEASVVATGYGPGSSAKIGILGPTRMDYPNTMAAVRAVARYLSRILGG, from the coding sequence CGAGCCCGTCGGATCCAAGGCCTTGGTCGAACGGCACCATTTGGGAGTGTCGAGCGCCACCATCCGCAACGACATGGCCCTTTTGGAAGAAGAAGGACTCATCGCCGCACCGCACACCAGTGCCGGCCGAATCCCCACGGACAAGGGCTACCGCCTGTTCGTCGACCGTATTTCCCAGGTCAAACCGCTTTCAGCCGCCGAGCGCCGGGCCATCCACTCGCTGCTTGAGGGACCCGACGACGTCGAGGACATCCTTGAGCGCACCGTTCGGCTCCTGTCCCAACTGACCAACCAGGTCGCCGTCGTGCAGTACCCGCACCTTAGCCGCGCCCGCGTGCGTCACATTGAGTTTGTGCTGCTGGCACCGCGCCAGGTCTTGGTAGTGCTTATCGCCGATACCGGCAAAGTGGAACAGGGCGTGGTGCACGCAGGGGCCGATGCCACGGACGAAGATGTGATGGCCTTGCGCGCACGTTTCCTTGGGAGCATTGCCGGCTCGCAGCTTGACCTCATGCCGCAGGTCCTGCCGTCCGTGGTTGCCCTCTGCCCACCAGCGCTTCGAGGCCTTGCCGGTGTCCTCGCCCATGGTCTCGAGAGGCTGGCCGACAGAAGCCGGGACGAGCGCATGGTCATGGCAGGCACAGCGAACCTGGCCCGCTCCAACGTGGATTTCCCGCTCAGCATCGGGCCGGTTCTGGAGGCTCTCGAGGAACAGGTGGTCATGTTGCGCTTGCTCTCGGACATGGCAGAAGACCCTCGGGGAGTCACCGTGAGCATCGGCCGCGAGAACCCCTACGACGGGCTCTCCGAAGCGTCGGTGGTCGCCACCGGCTATGGTCCGGGCAGCAGTGCCAAGATCGGCATTCTTGGTCCTACCCGGATGGACTATCCCAACACCATGGCGGCCGTCCGCGCCGTCGCACGCTACCTTTCCCGCATTCTGGGCGGCTGA